ATCGCACCCACACTAGCACTTGCATGAAAGATAGAAGCCGTTGCATCTGCTCCAAGCTTTAAATTTGACTTAAGCATAGACTGAAGCGTTTTATCATTCATAACAAAAAGCACCATATAATTGCTCTCATAGCCTATTTGAAAACCAATACTTCCATTTGCTATCTCAGATTTTACTATACTCCAAGCCCCAGATGGACTTTTAATCATAGCAACACCCCTGCCATAAAGTCCACCTACTATAAAGCCAGCTTTTCTAACAGTTGGAAATACTACAATAGCTTTTGATTTATCTACAAGCTCTTTTCTTTGAGAAACTTTATCCATAGTAATAAGATATGCATTTGCGCAATCAAGCAAAATTTCTTCATTTGCTGCGTTTAAACTCACCACAACAAAGACTAAAATAGCTAAAATTTTCTTCACTCAAACCCCTTATTTAGCGTAACTTGTCGCTCTTGTTTCTCTTATTACGCTTACTTTTATCTCACCAGGATACTGAACCCTAGCTTCAATATCTTGTGCTATTTCCTTAGCCACTAAAATCGCTTCATCGTCATTTACTAAATTTGCATTTGCTATGACCCTTACTTCACGACCTGCATTTATAGCGTAAGCCTGTTTTACGCCATCCTTACTTGTA
The sequence above is a segment of the Campylobacter corcagiensis genome. Coding sequences within it:
- a CDS encoding lipid-binding SYLF domain-containing protein; its protein translation is MKKILAILVFVVVSLNAANEEILLDCANAYLITMDKVSQRKELVDKSKAIVVFPTVRKAGFIVGGLYGRGVAMIKSPSGAWSIVKSEIANGSIGFQIGYESNYMVLFVMNDKTLQSMLKSNLKLGADATASIFHASASVGAIDVFDKDIYAYTSKSGAFAGVSLGGFVLNIESNTVYNSSVYGYDNLIKAVNK